ATGCGCATCCGCTCGCTGGAAACCAAGAAGCGGCACCTGGCCATCGTCCTCGACGATTCCGTGCTGGAGCTGCGGCAGGGCGTGGCCACGCTGCGCCGCGCGAAGCTCACCATCGGCGCCGATTCCATCATCAAGGCGCCGGATGGCCGTACGTGGCGGCTGGTGCGCCCCGTGGGCGAGCGGAAGGTGGCGCAGAAGCAGACCTCGCCCGCGTACGTGGTCCCCGAGTGGGTGTACGTGAGCCGCGGCCAGCCCGTGCCGGCCGAAGGCGAGCGGCGGGTGCCGGGGGGACTGGGGCGGTACGTGCTGCGGCTGGACGACGGCACCGAGATCTACAGCCAGCCGTCCGCCGGGCCGCTGAAGGACCTGGTGAAGCCGGGCGCCTTCATGGCCCAGGCGCGGGACCTTGCCGCCATCTTCGACGCGGTGGGCCAGGACACGCCGGTTTACATCTACTGAGCCGGAAACCACGGTGACGGGCCCGCGTAAACCGGCGGGCCGGGAGGCAGCACGATGGAAAAGGAATTCAGGCCCCGCAGGCCCGACAGCATCCCCGAGCGGCGCGACTACACGCCCAAGGGCCGGCTGCGCCGCATCTACCACAACTATCGCGGCGCGTCGCTGACGCTGGTGCTGGCCGTGCTGGTGGCCGCCGGGCTGTTCGCGGCCACGTCGGCATGGGCGGTCAACGAGCGCCTGACGCGCCGCGTGACCGAGATGACGTACCTGAAGGACACGCGCTCGCTGGAGTACGTGCGGCAGAAGGAGGCCGAGCTGGTGCGCCAGGCCGCCGAGCGCGAGCGGGCGCTGGCCAAGCGCGAGGAAGAGATCGCCCCGAAGGACCGGCCTTACCTGGTGGTGAGCCTGGCCGAAAAGCGGGTGCTGTACCTGAAGGGGCAGGACACGCTGTACAAGGCCCCCGTGGCGGTGGGGTCGGGCAAGACACTGGTGATGGGCGGAGTCACCAAGCGGTTCGTCACGCCCCGCGGCCGCATGGCCATCACCCACAAGGAGCTGGACCCCATCTGGGTTCCGCCCAACTGGCACTACATCGAGTACGCCCGGAAGACGGGGCGCGGCATCATCGACATGAGCAACGCCTCGCCGGGCGCGCTGGCCGGGTACCCGGCCGGGCGGGTGCCGGTGCGCGGCGGCAGCGTCATCATTCCGCCCTGGGGCAGCCCGCAGCGGGCGCACAAGGGGGTGCTGGGGGTAGCCAAGCTGGAGATGTACGACGGCTACTACTTCCACGGCACCGACGACGAGTCGTCCATCGGCACCAACGCCAGCCACGGCTGCATCCGCATGCGCAAGGCCGACATCCTGTGGATGTACAAGAACGTGCCGGTCGGCACGCAGGTGTACATCTACTAACCTGGCCGCGTCAGCGGACTGTGATCGAAGCCCCGGGGCGCGGATGCGCTCCGGGGCTTCGTACGTGTGAGTGCGGGCGGGAGAGGGAAGCCGCATGCCGTGCACCGTGAGCGGGTGAACCCGGAGCACGGGCGCGCACGACGGCCATGAGATGCACCGCGACCTGCCAGCCCGCGCAGGCGGACTTCGTGTGGTCGTTGCAGCGAATTCATTATTCATTCGCCCGCGGTGACCGCGGTCGCTCCCAAAAGGCAGGTCGGAGCGCTTCGGAGAGGGCCGTGCGGGCCCCGGCTGCCCTCTCCCCCCGGCCCCCTCTCCCGCAAGCGGGAGAGGGGGAGAACTGCACCACCTTCCGGGCGCGCACCGGGCTTCGACCCACACCCGGGCAAGCCAGTCCGCGCAGGCGGACTTCGTGTGGTCGTTGCAGCGACTTCAGTCTCCCGTGGGGTCACACTACTTGAGCGCCACCTTCACCACCACCTTCTTCACCTCGTGCCGGCCCCCGGCCATGCACCCGGGCTTGTGGCCGTCACCGGGATGGAAGACGGCCAGGTCGCCCGGCCGCATC
This Longimicrobium sp. DNA region includes the following protein-coding sequences:
- a CDS encoding L,D-transpeptidase, producing MEKEFRPRRPDSIPERRDYTPKGRLRRIYHNYRGASLTLVLAVLVAAGLFAATSAWAVNERLTRRVTEMTYLKDTRSLEYVRQKEAELVRQAAERERALAKREEEIAPKDRPYLVVSLAEKRVLYLKGQDTLYKAPVAVGSGKTLVMGGVTKRFVTPRGRMAITHKELDPIWVPPNWHYIEYARKTGRGIIDMSNASPGALAGYPAGRVPVRGGSVIIPPWGSPQRAHKGVLGVAKLEMYDGYYFHGTDDESSIGTNASHGCIRMRKADILWMYKNVPVGTQVYIY